The genomic region TTTTGAAGAAAGACGCGAGAGTCCGTTCACTGAGATCGACGACTGGGGAATCGGATTCCAAGTTCCCGATTTGGTGGCGGGGTTCTGGGTCAGTCGATTTGAGATTGAAAATTGCCTAAATGAGGCGATCTCCGGATCTTTTGGCGATCGAGTCCGGCTTTAATCCAAGTCATACATTCATATTCGGTTTCAAACAGTTTGGGGGCGGCAATATTGTTTAAATTATCCGGTTTGTAGTGATCGTAATAGTATTGGCGACCCACTTGATGGATGATAATCAAATCGTAGTGATAGGTGTAGCGGGCTTTAAACAAGTCGAAACGGTCGAGAACGTCGGAGTTTTCTTCTAAATGTTCTCGGGCAATTTCGATTGTTTCTTTTAGATTACTCGAATACATTCCGGCGGGATTGTCGGCTTTGTGAAACTCGCCTTTATGTCCGAGGGCGGAGAGGAGTTTGTAGGAGTAAATGTTTTCTCCGTTGACGCGATCGAAACAGTAGGGAATGATCAGATGTCCGCAATACGCGACGGATTTTTCGTAGAGTAAGCGGTTATTTTTCATTTTAGATTTTAGATTTTAGATTGGGGGAATTTTAAAAATTTTGGGCGTTCGACCGCAACTAACGCCCCTAGGGCGATCGCTCAATTTCATCTAGATGGCGCACTGATGGGGAAGTCGCGATCGTACTCCCGGTGAGTCTATCATTGTCGGTGCTGTAAACGACCGGATCGGGGGGGCGATCGGGTATTGTTAAAACTAATGCTTTACCTTGACACTGATTTATAGCGGTTTTCACCCGTCCTCAAGTTCGCCGGGACGAGTCAAGTTCCCCCCGACGATCCCCGATGGACGGGAGTCTCTCAAAAAAATTCAAGTATCGAATCGTACAGAACTCATCAAACTACTATAAAACACCGACTTTTTTTAATCCATTTTCAGCCGCCCGTTTTTCCGCTTCCTTCTTAGTGCGACCCCTTCCCATTCCATAAACTTTGCCTTGAACTTGCACTTCAGCCGTGAATTCTTTGTGGTGATCCGGCCCACTTTGATCCACAATAATATATTCTGGATGACAACTAAAATGTTCGAGCGTCCATTGTTGAAAACGATTTTTAGAATCGACTAAAATCGGCGCGCTAATATCAGTTTGCATATCATCAAAACTTTCCGCCGCCGCAATAAAAAGCGGTTCGATAAATTCCCAAACTGCATCCAAACCGGAATCGAGAAAATAGCCGCCGACGATCGCCTCAAACGTATCGCTCAATAAAGATTCATTATTATACCCTTTATCTTTAATCGCTCCTTTTCCGAGGCGAATTTGCTTGCCAATTTCGAGATAATTAGCAAAATCTGCAAGTTGAACTTCATCGACTAAAGCCGATCGCAATCTTGTTAATTGTGCTTCGTTAATTTCCGGATAGCGATTGAATAAAAAGCGACTGCTGAGAAAATTTAAAACCGAATCGCCTAAAAATTCCAGCCGTTCGTTATCCTCGCCAGCGTTAGCATGTTCGTTGACATAAGACCGATGAGTTAACGCCCGAATTAACAAAGAAACATCGCGAAAAACAGGCAATTTTGCCGTATCGGGCGATCGCTCGATTGGCTGGACTTCATCGGCTAAATCTAGTAAAACTTTACTAGAACCGCCTTCTCTCGCAAAAACAACGGTTTTCTTTCCTTGCGCTTTGAGAATCGAAAGCAATCCAGAAAAATCCCCATCTCCGGAAACAATAATAAAAATATCGGCGGATTTGTCGCCAAATGCTTCTTGAGTCGCATCGACAATCAACTGATAGTCAACGCTATTTTTACTGGTATCCGGTACGTCAATTCTTTCAAATCCCAAGCGTTCTATATATTTAGCGCGATCGCCGTTTTCTTGCTTCCAATTAGAATAAGCGCGCTGATGGGATACGCTTCCTCTTGTTTTAACAAAATTGACTAATTTATCCGCTAATTCGGAGGTTATTTTAATATTTTGACAATCCCAATAAATGGAAAGTAAAGGTTTTTTCTTTCTGGGCATTTTTCCAATCCCGTGAGGAGTTGACGATTCAAGGGGATGTTGTTAATAATGGGAGGATCTGTAAAATCAGCCCTCTTTTATCCCCAAACTATGAGCAGGTGGATAAAGACTATTTCCCCGGGCGCGGTTGCACTCCACGCAAGATAGACGTAAATTTTCTAAAGAATTCGATCCTCCCCGACTTTTGGGGATTAAATGATCTAGGGTTAACTGCTTTTTAGGAAGATTTTTACGACACCACCAGCAACACGCGCCGTAAAGGGTCACGAGTTTATTTTTCTTATTGCGTTTGGCGTGACAGTTCACAAGGGTGACTCCTGTTTTCAGGAAGTGTTCGGCGATTGGACTCGGAAACAGACTGTTGAAAAACAACGAGTTTTCCACCCCTCGTCCGTTGGAGCTTTTCGGCTGAATTTGCATTGTAACCGCACATTTTCTAGAAGAAGTTCCCCGCCCCACCAACGTTTTACTCGCTGGGAATGTGCAAATACAGCGCAAATT from Oxynema aestuarii AP17 harbors:
- the rnc gene encoding ribonuclease III, with protein sequence MPRKKKPLLSIYWDCQNIKITSELADKLVNFVKTRGSVSHQRAYSNWKQENGDRAKYIERLGFERIDVPDTSKNSVDYQLIVDATQEAFGDKSADIFIIVSGDGDFSGLLSILKAQGKKTVVFAREGGSSKVLLDLADEVQPIERSPDTAKLPVFRDVSLLIRALTHRSYVNEHANAGEDNERLEFLGDSVLNFLSSRFLFNRYPEINEAQLTRLRSALVDEVQLADFANYLEIGKQIRLGKGAIKDKGYNNESLLSDTFEAIVGGYFLDSGLDAVWEFIEPLFIAAAESFDDMQTDISAPILVDSKNRFQQWTLEHFSCHPEYIIVDQSGPDHHKEFTAEVQVQGKVYGMGRGRTKKEAEKRAAENGLKKVGVL
- a CDS encoding HNH endonuclease, translated to MQIQPKSSNGRGVENSLFFNSLFPSPIAEHFLKTGVTLVNCHAKRNKKNKLVTLYGACCWWCRKNLPKKQLTLDHLIPKSRGGSNSLENLRLSCVECNRARGNSLYPPAHSLGIKEG